In Brevibacillus brevis NBRC 100599, a single genomic region encodes these proteins:
- a CDS encoding O-antigen ligase family protein, giving the protein MRETVLKWGSQSTTWLYLLLAYPVIDYVLRQILPILVISSLWDEALLIVLMLFTFGAFLQSNRTMPGIKHWLGAFFVLGVAIMVTDMANWEATVEGFRSVYQYILAFFMGFYLLKSMEDLNKFMKVLVLVGFVAALYGVLQVIVGVKTPESWVQEGEAVTTRAFSFVTSPNVLGSYMALVTPIAAGLFMTATTLKQKLIWAIVALTTVLALLLTGSRGAWFALAFAVFVCFYIWNKRVAGYLVIAGIIGVVALFFVPDSVPLVGKVKDRIFTLFTPEYFESSSQGGRIGRWGEAYDKMRIEPLFGVGLGHHGGAVATRHFGTIYSDSYFFKSLAEYGLIGIILLIGSVITMFKYGAGLIRNLQGSPHFFAILGLLGGLIAVATHNLVENIFEVPFVALYFWLFGGFLCALFVDQTQNKRW; this is encoded by the coding sequence ATGAGAGAAACCGTGTTGAAGTGGGGAAGCCAATCAACTACATGGTTGTATTTGCTGTTGGCCTATCCAGTAATTGATTACGTCTTGCGACAGATTCTACCGATTCTAGTCATATCTTCTTTGTGGGATGAAGCACTGCTCATCGTTCTGATGCTGTTTACGTTTGGAGCCTTTTTGCAATCAAACAGAACGATGCCTGGAATCAAACATTGGCTGGGAGCCTTTTTCGTCCTGGGTGTTGCCATCATGGTGACAGACATGGCGAACTGGGAAGCGACTGTGGAAGGATTCCGCTCTGTCTACCAGTACATCCTCGCCTTTTTCATGGGCTTCTATTTACTGAAGTCGATGGAAGACCTGAACAAGTTCATGAAGGTACTTGTGCTGGTTGGTTTCGTAGCGGCACTGTATGGTGTCTTGCAAGTCATCGTGGGCGTCAAAACACCTGAATCATGGGTGCAGGAAGGGGAAGCAGTTACAACGCGTGCATTCTCCTTCGTAACGAGCCCGAACGTATTGGGCAGCTATATGGCGTTGGTTACACCGATTGCCGCTGGTCTGTTCATGACAGCTACTACTCTCAAGCAAAAATTGATTTGGGCCATTGTTGCACTGACCACCGTGCTTGCTTTGCTCTTAACCGGGTCCCGCGGTGCCTGGTTCGCTCTTGCCTTTGCCGTGTTCGTTTGCTTCTACATCTGGAACAAACGAGTAGCAGGATATCTGGTGATCGCAGGAATTATCGGGGTTGTAGCCCTGTTCTTCGTTCCTGATTCAGTTCCGCTTGTCGGAAAAGTAAAAGACCGCATTTTCACGCTGTTTACACCTGAATACTTCGAATCTAGCAGCCAAGGCGGACGTATTGGCCGTTGGGGCGAAGCCTATGACAAGATGCGCATCGAGCCATTATTCGGCGTCGGTCTCGGTCATCACGGCGGTGCAGTTGCTACGCGCCATTTCGGAACGATTTATTCAGATAGTTATTTCTTCAAAAGCTTGGCGGAATACGGTCTGATCGGGATCATCCTGTTAATCGGTTCCGTGATCACCATGTTCAAGTATGGCGCCGGACTTATCCGCAACCTCCAAGGCTCGCCGCACTTTTTCGCGATTCTCGGACTGCTGGGCGGACTAATCGCGGTAGCAACGCATAACCTCGTGGAAAACATTTTCGAGGTGCCGTTCGTGGCCCTCTATTTCTGGCTGTTTGGCGGCTTCCTCTGCGCATTATTCGTCGACCAGACACAAAATAAAAGGTGGTGA
- the murJ gene encoding murein biosynthesis integral membrane protein MurJ gives MSLLKIASMIVVLTLVGRLLGFFRSVYVSNLYGTGMEADAFNIAATIPLTLFLVIPGAVNAVLIPTMRGMMEKGERTTDLYQKMLTIILGIFVALSVLGVVFSYQLAAMFGLTGEKLELTASMLQWMWPSAIFIGLTGLWSSICNAHQHFFTPTLGTVANGALVIVSMYVLVPMYGPIGLAMATTIGYLAALLPILPTLRGFGYQQRFSFAWREDAALKGMGERVIPILIGAVVAQATTFLERGFAEGLGTGVVSALANANQIMQLPLAIFVGAFTLPLFPLLASHVKRGEMTEMKQILQKGLAYLLILLLPVTVGLALYAEPIIRLAFERGAFDEHSVALTAWALPFYGVGLFFLASRDLLTRAFYALENTKTPVIIGAIGIGVYALANWLLIPLLGHGGIALANAVSAISQALLLFILLWRAIGSPVRANFLMTTGKTILGCAVMAGAILFIDPWLSVLPVWLYLSLGIMGAALLYLVVLILVREPLVSELLQKVRKRSTPAGGRS, from the coding sequence ATGAGTTTGTTAAAAATTGCTTCCATGATTGTTGTGCTGACTCTCGTTGGAAGGCTTCTGGGCTTTTTTCGCAGTGTGTATGTATCCAACTTGTACGGTACTGGTATGGAGGCAGATGCGTTTAATATCGCGGCAACGATCCCGCTGACGCTGTTCTTGGTCATACCGGGAGCGGTCAATGCTGTACTGATTCCGACCATGCGCGGCATGATGGAAAAAGGGGAGCGGACGACTGACCTCTATCAGAAGATGCTCACGATCATTTTAGGTATATTCGTTGCTCTGTCTGTCTTAGGAGTTGTCTTTTCTTATCAGCTTGCTGCAATGTTTGGACTGACAGGTGAGAAGCTTGAACTCACGGCTAGCATGCTGCAATGGATGTGGCCATCAGCTATTTTCATCGGGTTAACAGGGCTGTGGTCGAGTATTTGTAATGCTCACCAACATTTCTTTACACCGACGCTCGGTACGGTAGCCAATGGTGCTTTGGTAATTGTCAGCATGTATGTGCTCGTTCCGATGTATGGACCCATTGGTTTGGCCATGGCTACGACAATCGGTTACTTGGCTGCACTGTTGCCGATTCTCCCGACTTTGCGCGGATTCGGTTATCAGCAGCGCTTCTCCTTCGCTTGGCGTGAGGACGCTGCTCTCAAAGGCATGGGCGAGCGAGTCATTCCGATTTTAATTGGTGCAGTTGTTGCTCAGGCGACTACCTTTTTGGAGCGAGGTTTCGCGGAAGGGCTTGGAACGGGTGTCGTTTCCGCTCTCGCCAATGCGAACCAGATCATGCAATTGCCTCTGGCTATTTTTGTCGGGGCGTTTACGTTGCCGTTATTCCCACTGTTGGCTAGTCATGTCAAGCGGGGGGAAATGACGGAGATGAAGCAAATCCTGCAAAAGGGACTTGCCTATCTCCTCATTTTGCTGCTGCCCGTGACTGTTGGACTTGCGTTATACGCAGAGCCGATCATCCGTCTAGCTTTTGAGCGCGGTGCGTTCGATGAGCATTCTGTCGCTTTAACAGCGTGGGCACTACCGTTTTACGGCGTGGGACTTTTCTTCTTAGCGTCGAGAGATCTGCTGACTCGCGCCTTTTATGCACTGGAAAACACGAAGACACCCGTTATAATCGGGGCGATTGGGATCGGTGTGTATGCCCTAGCCAACTGGTTGCTCATTCCGCTGCTTGGTCATGGCGGAATTGCTCTCGCCAATGCGGTTTCAGCCATCAGTCAAGCGCTTCTGCTGTTTATTTTGCTGTGGAGGGCAATAGGTAGCCCTGTACGAGCGAATTTCCTCATGACTACGGGGAAAACCATTCTGGGCTGCGCAGTCATGGCTGGTGCTATTTTGTTCATCGATCCATGGTTATCCGTTTTGCCTGTCTGGTTGTACTTATCGCTGGGAATTATGGGTGCAGCTCTTTTATATCTAGTTGTGCTCATTTTGGTTCGCGAGCCACTTGTGTCAGAGCTGCTGCAAAAAGTACGCAAGCGGTCTACTCCAGCGGGGGGGCGCTCGTAA
- a CDS encoding phenylacetate--CoA ligase family protein gives MPTTGFLIRHVQWPLMEALKGNRIRPYMKELQATQRLPAEALAVQQREKLVKLLDHAIQNVPAYTAFAPDWSNMREMPERFLQRIPVLTKTHFRQNADQYLSQGRQTSRLIGNRTGGSTGEPTHFYLDRPTVERYEAARWFGLSWYGIRFGDPCVMIWGSPLELNAQQARRYRWKERWLKNRLMISAYELDERHLEANLRLIREFRPAYLYGYASALHTLAMMMLRRGMGLGIPLKAVVSTAESLHEQQRQAITQAFDAPVVNEYGARDGGMIAYQCKAGSMHAFSGNCYLEVVDPITHIPLNNGHPGALLVTDLHNTVMPRLRYQIGDVVALSDSACSCNLPFPLLASIDGREDDMFLSRNGQYVHGHYFNHIVRNMDSFRTFQIVQHEPERLSLRLVKEPERFLPADEAKLLAGIRAALGQVSIHVSYVETIPPASSGKTRYAIREFSLTSAPPLE, from the coding sequence ATGCCCACAACCGGATTTTTGATCCGCCATGTACAGTGGCCGCTAATGGAGGCTTTGAAAGGAAATCGCATCCGTCCTTACATGAAAGAATTGCAAGCAACACAGCGTCTACCTGCCGAAGCGCTTGCCGTGCAGCAGCGAGAAAAGCTGGTGAAACTACTCGATCATGCGATACAAAATGTTCCAGCTTACACTGCCTTCGCCCCAGATTGGAGTAACATGCGCGAGATGCCTGAACGTTTTTTGCAGCGGATTCCTGTTCTGACCAAAACACACTTTCGGCAAAACGCTGATCAATATTTGAGCCAGGGCCGACAAACAAGCAGGCTCATTGGCAATCGAACGGGAGGATCCACGGGTGAACCTACCCATTTTTACCTCGATCGTCCAACTGTCGAGCGATATGAAGCTGCACGGTGGTTTGGGCTATCCTGGTACGGTATTCGCTTTGGTGACCCATGTGTGATGATTTGGGGCTCTCCACTCGAATTAAACGCCCAGCAAGCTCGCCGCTACCGCTGGAAGGAACGCTGGTTGAAAAACCGCCTGATGATTTCTGCCTATGAATTGGACGAAAGACATTTGGAAGCAAACCTGCGCCTCATCCGGGAATTCCGTCCAGCCTATTTATACGGGTACGCCTCCGCGCTGCATACCCTCGCCATGATGATGCTACGACGCGGCATGGGACTTGGAATCCCGCTTAAAGCCGTGGTCTCTACAGCAGAAAGCCTGCACGAGCAACAACGGCAAGCGATTACCCAAGCTTTTGATGCGCCTGTTGTGAATGAATACGGCGCTCGTGACGGCGGAATGATCGCCTATCAATGTAAAGCAGGGAGCATGCATGCCTTTTCCGGGAACTGTTATTTGGAGGTAGTCGATCCAATTACGCATATTCCCCTCAACAATGGGCACCCAGGAGCACTGCTTGTCACTGACCTGCACAATACCGTCATGCCTCGCCTGCGCTACCAAATAGGAGATGTCGTCGCTCTTTCTGATTCAGCCTGCTCATGCAATCTCCCTTTTCCACTTCTTGCTTCGATCGACGGCAGAGAAGACGACATGTTCCTATCACGAAACGGACAGTATGTACACGGACATTATTTTAATCACATTGTTCGCAATATGGACAGCTTTCGCACCTTCCAGATCGTCCAGCATGAACCGGAGCGACTGAGCCTGCGACTGGTGAAGGAGCCCGAACGTTTTTTGCCTGCCGATGAAGCCAAGCTTTTGGCAGGAATTCGCGCGGCGTTAGGTCAAGTGAGTATCCACGTTTCTTATGTGGAGACCATTCCCCCAGCTAGCTCAGGTAAGACTCGTTATGCCATCCGGGAATTCTCGCTTACGAGCGCCCCCCCGCTGGAGTAG
- a CDS encoding putative polysaccharide biosynthesis protein: protein MLKKSHFLAGALILAIAGILSKVIGMFYRIPLQEIVGDRGLGLYQEVYPLYLTFLILATAGVPVALSRVIAEALAEGKQGSIGQILARSMVMMGAIGLVLFGLLYASSPLIAKLMGNPHLIEPIRAISMSLLFVPLIAVIRGFFYGHQKMLFVGLSQIVEQTLRVVFILVASLYLVSLGEDTDTVITGVNFGTMISTFLSLGFLALLMWLHNRKNSVFGGAEWRSLTWWYDRAFFASMWRIAWPICISALVIPIFSLTDSFLAINIFRYIWNVDGLTADTWFGIYSRGGPLLQMASLFGSSIALSIVPAIAEAIRQKDQERITTLTKLSLRFAWLIGLPAGLGLTAVAEGANLALYGDMEGTRAMAILGITAIPLSLLLATNGILQGIGKEKIPARHLLYGVIVKVLATLVFTSMFGMDGLSLSWLVATAFVCVLNMRVINRYVSIPINWRFDTIYPLLVANLMLILAWGATEAVDFLFRGREPVRMLGAIETVAGVGVGLIVYLGLLILIPLIEDKELDWLPGGNKLRTFIQFIRRKQASSLKSNTNND, encoded by the coding sequence ATGTTGAAAAAAAGTCATTTTCTCGCGGGAGCGTTGATCTTAGCCATAGCGGGGATTTTGTCAAAAGTTATCGGGATGTTCTATCGAATTCCCCTTCAAGAGATAGTTGGCGACAGAGGTCTCGGACTCTATCAGGAAGTATATCCTCTCTACCTGACCTTTCTCATATTGGCGACAGCAGGTGTGCCAGTAGCGTTGTCGAGAGTGATTGCAGAGGCATTGGCTGAAGGAAAACAAGGCTCTATTGGACAAATTTTGGCCCGTAGCATGGTCATGATGGGCGCCATCGGACTTGTCTTGTTTGGGCTCCTGTACGCCAGCTCTCCACTCATCGCAAAGCTCATGGGAAATCCGCATTTGATTGAGCCGATCCGAGCGATTTCCATGTCGCTGCTGTTCGTTCCCTTGATTGCGGTTATTCGCGGCTTTTTCTACGGCCATCAAAAAATGTTGTTTGTCGGGCTCTCGCAAATCGTAGAGCAGACGTTGCGTGTCGTATTTATTTTGGTAGCTTCCCTGTATCTCGTGTCACTCGGTGAAGATACGGATACCGTGATTACCGGAGTCAACTTCGGTACGATGATCAGTACGTTTTTAAGTCTCGGGTTTCTAGCGTTACTCATGTGGCTCCACAATCGGAAAAATTCCGTATTTGGCGGGGCTGAGTGGCGGAGCCTTACTTGGTGGTATGATCGTGCCTTCTTCGCCTCGATGTGGCGAATTGCCTGGCCGATTTGTATCAGCGCCTTAGTTATCCCGATTTTTAGCTTGACGGATTCCTTTCTGGCGATTAACATCTTCCGCTACATATGGAATGTGGACGGCTTGACGGCGGATACGTGGTTTGGCATTTACAGCAGGGGAGGACCACTTCTGCAAATGGCAAGCTTGTTCGGATCATCGATTGCTCTCTCGATCGTTCCTGCCATTGCCGAAGCGATCAGACAAAAGGATCAGGAACGGATTACGACCTTGACCAAGCTCTCCCTGCGTTTTGCTTGGCTAATCGGTCTACCTGCTGGTCTGGGACTGACAGCTGTAGCTGAAGGGGCGAATCTGGCGTTGTATGGTGATATGGAAGGCACGCGTGCCATGGCGATTTTAGGCATCACGGCGATCCCGCTTTCTTTGTTGCTGGCTACAAATGGTATTTTGCAAGGGATCGGCAAAGAAAAAATCCCTGCACGACATCTGCTGTATGGGGTTATTGTGAAGGTACTGGCGACACTCGTGTTTACCTCGATGTTCGGTATGGACGGCTTGTCCCTGTCTTGGCTGGTTGCGACTGCATTTGTCTGCGTACTGAATATGCGAGTCATCAACCGTTACGTATCGATTCCGATTAACTGGCGCTTCGATACCATTTATCCGTTACTGGTGGCTAACCTCATGCTGATTCTGGCTTGGGGAGCGACAGAGGCAGTTGATTTCCTGTTCAGGGGAAGAGAACCAGTACGCATGTTGGGAGCGATAGAGACCGTCGCTGGAGTCGGTGTAGGACTCATTGTGTACTTGGGACTGCTCATCCTCATTCCGCTCATTGAGGACAAGGAGTTGGATTGGCTGCCTGGCGGAAACAAGCTGCGCACCTTTATCCAATTCATTCGGAGGAAACAAGCTTCTTCATTAAAGTCCAATACGAATAACGATTAA
- a CDS encoding class I SAM-dependent methyltransferase, with amino-acid sequence MSFSSQVLLRLNRLFPLPVHPFNLANNGEMSYTEWQFQKGDQTIQFFLPFHSQEQMFRDKTVLDIGCGGGGKTCYYATFEPKKMIGIDIVPHYADEGNEFAKKKGLDHLVSFMTGDAARMDFPDNTFDTIIMNDAMEHVGEPEKTLEECFRVLKPGGHLYINFPPYYHPYGAHLSDAIGIPWVHALFSEQALIDAYKQLVRDLPDGSDRIAFRFDKLPDGRDTISYINRMTIKRFRKIQQGVVQPAVYQREIPLRNQLQTLAKLPATREFFVKMVVCVYQKAK; translated from the coding sequence ATGTCCTTTTCTTCACAAGTGTTACTTCGTTTAAATCGATTATTTCCTCTCCCCGTTCACCCATTTAATCTGGCAAACAACGGGGAAATGAGCTATACAGAATGGCAATTTCAAAAAGGGGATCAAACGATTCAGTTTTTCCTCCCCTTCCATTCACAGGAGCAAATGTTCCGTGACAAAACGGTTTTGGACATCGGCTGTGGCGGCGGTGGAAAAACCTGTTATTACGCCACCTTTGAACCGAAAAAAATGATCGGCATCGACATCGTCCCCCACTACGCGGACGAAGGAAATGAATTCGCGAAGAAAAAAGGACTGGATCATCTCGTCTCCTTCATGACTGGTGATGCCGCGAGAATGGACTTCCCGGACAACACGTTCGATACGATCATCATGAATGACGCGATGGAGCACGTAGGCGAACCGGAAAAAACGCTGGAGGAATGCTTTCGGGTCTTGAAGCCTGGCGGGCATCTCTACATCAATTTTCCGCCGTATTATCATCCATACGGTGCTCATTTGTCAGATGCGATCGGCATTCCTTGGGTGCATGCTCTCTTCTCGGAGCAAGCCTTGATTGACGCCTATAAACAGCTAGTCCGCGACTTGCCAGACGGTTCTGACCGGATTGCTTTTCGCTTCGACAAGCTTCCTGATGGCAGAGATACGATCTCGTACATCAATCGCATGACGATCAAGCGATTTCGAAAAATTCAACAAGGCGTGGTGCAGCCTGCGGTTTACCAGCGAGAGATTCCGTTGCGCAATCAGTTGCAGACCTTGGCAAAATTGCCCGCTACCCGTGAATTTTTCGTAAAAATGGTCGTCTGTGTTTATCAAAAAGCGAAATAA
- the csaB gene encoding polysaccharide pyruvyl transferase CsaB, producing MSRILISGYYGFNNAGDDVVLYGIISSLKREQPNISLAVLSNQPDRTAELFGIEAYNRWSFGTIVRELSRSDMLVMGGGTLMQDVTSPRSVLYYLGIVTIAKLLGKPVVFYAQGFGPILKSLSRTMIKRVVNHVNIITVRDYESGEDFKACGVKKAPIYITADPALTISPDDIADQRGKELLHGMFDDPSKPLVAISVRDWKQEQQFKQKIARAADWFIMRGWNVLFLPMHVPSDLAPSQEIMDQMSQPGARLLDAPVTFHDIMSVLKQCNYVVGMRLHSLILACMLRIPFIGISYDPKIDRFVERAGMPNAGHITELDETTLLTLLAEKLDNLEHEIDVVTKHSHLLAIEASKSSELVLQALRK from the coding sequence ATGTCGCGAATTCTCATCTCCGGGTACTACGGCTTTAATAATGCCGGAGACGATGTGGTCCTGTACGGCATCATCAGCTCACTTAAGCGGGAACAACCAAATATCTCTCTCGCCGTCTTGTCCAATCAGCCTGATCGGACTGCAGAACTGTTCGGGATTGAAGCCTATAACCGCTGGAGCTTTGGAACCATCGTCCGCGAGCTTTCGCGAAGTGACATGCTGGTGATGGGCGGCGGTACACTGATGCAGGATGTAACCAGTCCGCGCAGTGTCCTCTACTATTTGGGCATCGTCACCATTGCCAAGCTTTTAGGTAAACCCGTGGTCTTTTACGCGCAAGGGTTTGGACCCATCCTTAAATCGCTCAGTCGCACGATGATTAAACGCGTGGTGAATCACGTCAACATCATCACGGTTCGCGACTACGAATCAGGGGAGGACTTCAAAGCCTGCGGCGTAAAAAAAGCCCCTATCTATATAACAGCTGACCCTGCTCTGACGATATCCCCTGACGATATTGCAGATCAACGGGGAAAAGAGCTGCTCCATGGTATGTTTGATGATCCTTCCAAGCCTTTGGTCGCCATCTCCGTCCGGGACTGGAAGCAGGAACAACAATTCAAACAGAAGATAGCCAGGGCAGCAGATTGGTTTATCATGCGCGGATGGAATGTTCTCTTCCTGCCGATGCATGTCCCTAGTGATTTGGCACCGTCTCAGGAAATCATGGACCAGATGAGCCAACCAGGAGCACGTCTTCTCGATGCACCCGTGACTTTTCATGACATTATGTCGGTACTGAAGCAATGCAACTACGTCGTTGGAATGCGGCTTCATTCACTTATTCTTGCGTGCATGCTGCGAATCCCTTTTATCGGTATCTCCTACGATCCGAAAATCGATCGATTCGTTGAACGCGCTGGAATGCCCAATGCTGGTCATATTACTGAACTCGATGAAACTACACTTTTGACCTTGCTCGCTGAAAAACTGGACAACCTCGAACACGAAATTGATGTGGTAACGAAGCATTCCCATCTGTTAGCGATCGAAGCTTCCAAAAGCAGTGAACTTGTTTTGCAGGCGCTGCGCAAATAA
- a CDS encoding 50S ribosomal protein L11 methyltransferase — protein MENMWLKYTLLVEPEIEDLFVAEVLTSSYTLGWIEPQIEVLTTENGYDYAENTEGPLAGYLFEPQHDREEEHVARLKTYIQRWNGQVTIKDVELVAEENDSWKEEFREVKIGDWWVAPTWTDPAALESARHILWIDPGAAFGTGYHGTTQDILLFLQEMDLEGKQVIDVGAGSGILSLYCALNGAKHPVWAVDINPQSEYQVLVNATNNHLPDHAVQVIIGDASEDGVKSQLPDQADVILVNIGGDENVAMLPMITERMAPKGTLILSGIVEWNRDAVIALFEQAGFQVEKESQHDEWVTVVLKNIA, from the coding sequence ATGGAAAACATGTGGCTCAAATACACATTACTAGTAGAACCAGAAATTGAGGATTTGTTTGTGGCAGAGGTTTTGACCAGCTCCTACACGCTTGGCTGGATCGAACCGCAAATCGAAGTACTGACAACGGAAAACGGATATGATTACGCAGAAAATACGGAAGGTCCACTTGCTGGTTATTTGTTTGAACCCCAGCACGATCGTGAAGAGGAGCATGTAGCTCGCCTGAAGACCTACATTCAGCGGTGGAATGGACAAGTCACGATAAAAGATGTAGAACTCGTCGCTGAGGAAAATGATTCGTGGAAAGAGGAGTTCCGTGAAGTCAAAATAGGCGACTGGTGGGTGGCACCAACGTGGACGGACCCCGCAGCGCTGGAGTCGGCTCGGCATATCCTATGGATCGATCCAGGTGCAGCCTTTGGAACCGGCTATCATGGGACGACGCAAGACATACTTTTGTTTTTACAAGAAATGGATTTAGAGGGTAAGCAAGTCATCGATGTAGGAGCTGGCTCAGGAATTCTCTCTTTGTACTGCGCCTTGAATGGAGCGAAGCATCCTGTATGGGCAGTGGACATTAATCCACAAAGCGAGTATCAGGTTCTCGTCAATGCGACCAATAACCACCTTCCTGACCACGCTGTACAAGTAATCATTGGGGATGCGAGCGAGGACGGAGTGAAGTCCCAATTGCCTGATCAAGCTGATGTCATTCTGGTCAACATCGGGGGCGATGAAAATGTCGCGATGCTTCCGATGATTACGGAGAGAATGGCACCGAAAGGAACTTTGATTCTCTCGGGAATTGTCGAATGGAATCGGGATGCTGTCATCGCCTTATTTGAACAAGCAGGCTTCCAAGTAGAAAAAGAAAGTCAACATGACGAATGGGTTACCGTTGTATTGAAAAACATCGCTTAG